Genomic window (Streptomyces sp. TG1A-60):
TTCCTCTCCGCCCGTGCCTTCGACCCGGTCTACGACGAACACGTCTTCGACCTCCACTTCGTCAGCGGCGCCCGCCCGCACCTCATCACGCTCGCCGCGACCACCCCGTCCCCCTTCGGACCGCAGCGCCACGGCCGGCCGTTCGAGGCGCCCGAGAAGGACGAGACCCCCGACAGCGAGGGCGCCCCCGCGACCCGTATCGACCTCGAAGGGCTCGCCGACCGCATCGTCCCCTTCCCGGTCGAGGCCGCCCGCTACTCCACGCTGCGCGCCGCCAAGGACGGCGTCCTCTGGCTCCGGCACCCGGTCACCGGCGTCCTCGGCCACTCCCGGGCGACACCCGACGACCCGGACCCGAAGACCTCCCTGGAGCGCTACGACCTCGCCCAGCGCCGCCTGGAGTACCTGGCCTCCGACACCGACCACTTCTCGGTCAGCGGCGACGGCAAGCGCGTCCTGCTCCGGACCGACGGCAAGCTCAAGGTCGTCCCCAGCGACCGGCGCGCCTCGAACGACGACGAGAGCGACTCCAACGTCACCGTCGACCTCTCGCGCGTACGGCAGAGTGTCGACCCGGCCGCCGAGTGGCGCCAGATGTACGACGAGACCGGCCGCCTCATGCGGGACAACTTCTGGCGCCCCGATCTGGGCGGCGTGGACTGGGACGGCGTACTGGACCGGTACCGCCCGGTCCTCGACCGGCTCGCCACCCACGACGACCTGGTCGACCTGCTGTGGGAGGTGCAGGGCGAACTGGGCACGTCCCACGCCTACGTCACCCCGCGAGGCCGTGGCGGCTCCGGGGACCGGCGGCAGGGGCTGCTCGGGGCGGACATCTCGCGGCACGAGGACGGGAGCTGGCGCGTCGACCGCGTGCTGCCGTCGGAGACCTCCGACCCGGACGCGCACGCGCCGCTCGCCGCGCCGGGTGTCGCCGTCCGCGCCGGGGACGCGATCGTCGCCGTCGGCGGGCAGCCGGTCGATCCCGTGGCCGGGCCCGGCCCGCTGCTCGTGGGGACGGCGGGAAAGGCGGTCGAGCTGACCGTCCTGCCGTCCGGGGGCGGCGACCTCCGCCACCCCGTCGTGGTGCCCGTCTCCGACGAGGAGCCGCTGCGCTATCACGCGTGGGTGGCGGACCGGCGGGCCTACGTCCACGAGAAGTCCGGCGGCCGGCTCGGCTATCTGCATGTGCCGGACATGGTCGGCTCCGGCTGGGCCCAGCTCCACCGCGACCTGCGGATCGAGGTCGCCCGCGAGGGCCTTGTCGTGGACGTCCGGGAGAACCGGGGCGGGCACACGTCGCAGCTCGTCGTGGAGAAGCTGGCGCGGCGGATCGTCGGCTGGGACCTGCCGCGCGGCATGCGGCCGTCCAGCTATCCCGACGACGCGCCCCGGGGGCCCGTCGTGGCCGTCGCCAACGAGTTCTCCGGGTCCGACGGGGACATCGTCAACGCGGCGGTCAAGGCACTGGGGATCGGGCCGGTGGTCGGGACGCGGACGTGGGGCGGGGTCGTCGGGATCGACAGCCGGTATCGGCTTGTGGACGGGACGCTGGTGACGCAGCCCAAGTACGCCTTCTGGCTGGAGGGGTACGGGTGGGGTGTCGAGAACCACGGGGTCGACCCGGACGTGGAGGTCGTCCAGACGCCGCAGGATCACGCGGCGGGGCGGGACCCCCAGCTCGACGAGGCGATCCGGATCGCGTTGGCGGAGCTTGAGGAGAGTCCGGCGAAGGTGGCACCGTTGCTGCCGGAGTCGTAGTCTCCCCACGCCCTTTCAGGGGCGCGGGGAACCGCGCGACAAGCCCCCACTCAGCCGCGGACGACCAACGCACCACGGACACGCCCCGATACGATGCACCGGTACGGGTGTGACATCAGTGGCGAGGAGGCAACGGATGGCAGGGGAGCCGCAGGACGACTGTCTGTTCTGCAAGATCGTGGCGGGGCACGTACCCGCGACGATCGTGCGGGAGACAGAGACGACCGTCGCGTTCAGGGACATCAACCCCCAGGCACCGACCCACGTCCTCGTGATCCCGAAGGCGCACTACAAGGACGCCGCGACCCTCGCCGCCGAGGCCCCGGCCCTCGCCGCGGACGTGCTCCGCGAGACACGGGCCGTCGCCGACGAGGACAAGCTGGACAGCTACCGCGTCGTCTTCAACACCGGCACCGGCGCCGGCCAGACCGTCTTCCATGTGCACGCACACGTCGTCGGCGGGCGCGGCCTTCACTGGCCCCCCGGGTGACGAACCGTGTCCGTACGTGAATTGGTGGTGCTCGGCACCGCCAGCCAGGTCCCGACCCGGCACCGCAACCACAACGGCTACCTCCTGCGCTGGGACGGGGAGGGCCTGCTCCTCGACCCCGGCGAGGGCACCCAACGGCAGATGCTGCGCGCCGGCGTGGCCGCGCACGACCTGAACCGCATATGTGTCACCCACTTCCACGGGGACCATTCGCTGGGCCTCGCCGGTGTCATCCAGCGGATCAACCTCGACCGTGTTCCGCACGACGTCACCGCCCACTACCCGCGCTCCGGGCAGCGGTTCTTCGACCGGCTGCGGTACGCCACCGCCTACCGGGAGACGGTCCGCATCGTCGAGGCGCCGGTCGACGGGGACGGCGGGGTGCTGGCCGGGACCCCCTCGTACACGCTCGACGCGCGCAGGCTCTCGCACCCCGTCGAGTCGTACGGGTACCGGCTCGTCGAGCCCGACGGGCGGCGGATGCTGCCCGAGCGGCTCGCCGAGCGCGGGATCAAGGGGCCGGACATCGGGCGGATCCAGCGGGAGGGCGCGATCGGCGGGGTCCCGCTCGACGACGTGAGCGAGGTGCGGCGCGGACAGCGGTTCGCGTTCGTCATGGATACGCGGTTGTGCGACGGGGTCTACGCCCTCGCCGAGGCGGCCGACATGCTCGTCATCGAGTCCACGTTCCTCGACGAGGACATCGAACTCGCCGTCGACCACGGACATCTGACGGCCGGGCAGGCCGCCTCGGTGGCCCGCGACTGCGGCGTACGGCATCTGGTGCTCACCCACTTCAGCCAGCGCTACTCGGATCCGGAGGAGTTCGAACGGCAGGCACGGGCCGCCGGGTTCGAGGGGGAGCTGACCGTGGCGCACGACCTGTTGAGGGTGGCGCTTCCGAAACGGCGGTAGAGCGGCCGTACGATGCCTTGATGTCTCTCCCCAAAGCTGAACTGCACCTGCATATCGAAGGAACCCTGGAGCCGGAGCTGGCCTTCGCGCTGGCCGCCCGGAACGGGGTGGAGCTGCCCTACGCGGACACGGACGCGCTGCGCGAGGCCTACGAGTTCGAGGACCTCCAGTCCTTCCTGAACCTGTACTACGAGCTGATGGCCGTCCTGCGCACCGGGCAGGACTTCGCGGACCTCGCGGACGCGTATCTGGCACGCGCCGCCGCCCAGGGCGTACGGCACGCGGAGATCTTCTTCGACCCGCAGGCCCACCTCGTGCGGGGCGTGGGGATGGGGACGGTCGTCGAGGGACTGTGGCGGGCGCTGGGCAGGAGCGAGGAGACACATGGAGTCTCCACCCAGCTGATCCTCTGCTTCCTGCGGGACGAGTCCGCCGCCTCCGCCCTCGACACCCTGGAGGCCGCGAAGCCGTATCTCGACCGGATCGTCGGGATCGGGCTGGACTCCGCCGAGGTCGGGCATCCGCCGGCCAAGTTCCGCGAGGTGTACGAGGCGGCTGCCGCGCTGGGGCTGCGGCGTGTGGCGCACGCGGGGGAGGAGGGGCCGCCGGAGTACATCACCGAGGCCCTCGACATCCTCGGTGTCGAGCGCGTCGACCACGGTCTCAGGTGCCTGGAGGACCCGTCCCTCGTCGAACGGCTGGTGCGCGAGCGGGTGCCGTTGACGCTGTGCCCGCTGTCCAACGTACGGCTGCGGACCGTCGACACCCTCGCCGACCATCCCCTGCCCGCCATGCTCGACGCGGGCCTGCTGTGCACGGTCAACTCCGACGACCCCGCCTACTTCGGCGGCTACGCCGGCGACAACTTCGACGCCGTACGGCGGACGCTCGGCCTGAGCGAGGAGCGGCTGCGCGAGCTGGCCCGCAACTCCTTCACCGCCTCCTTCCTGGAGCACGACGAGGAGCGGCGGGCCCGCTACCTCGCCGAGGTGGACGCGTACGAGTTCGGGTGAGCGGGCCGGACGGCGGGTGACGGGGCGCCGCCGCCGGGCTGAGGGTGCCACTCGGTGACGGCCTCAGGCCGCCGAGAAGCGTGTCCTCGACCACCGAGGGAAGGTGTGGCCGTGGCCGGCGGCGAGCGGCGGGCCCGTCCGCGCGAGGCGGCGGGGGCCGGGGCGCCCACCTGGGCGGCGAGCGTGAAGCCCCGGCGGCCGAACCCGGCAGCAGGGCACTGCCGGTGGCGCCCGCCCCATAGATAGTGCCGCGCCAGGTCCGCCGACCGTGTTCCGCCGACCGTGGTGCGCCGAGGGCCGACAGCCGCTGAGGCGGCGGGTGGTGCGGGAGGCGCCCGGCGGGTGGGAGCGCCGGGCGCGGGGCGTCGCGGGCCAGGGCGTCGGGCGAGTGGGTCTTCGGGCGTGGGAACGTCAGGCCGAGCGGCGGAAACCGATGGTGGGGACGGCTCGGCGGAGGGGCCAGGGGCTGACTGGGCCCTCGGGGAGAAGACCCTCCAGGAAGGAGTACCGGCGCAGGGCGGCGGGGTCCTGACGGTCCAGGGACCGCACCCGGCGCCACCACGCGGCGATCTCGGACCAGCCGGGGGCCGACAGGGAGCCGCCGAACTCCTGGACGGACAGCGCGGCGGTCAGGCCCGCGAAGGCCAGACGGTCCGCCAGGGGCCAGTCCGCCAGGGTGCCGGTGACGAAACCGGCCACGAACACGTCACCCGCGCCGGTGGGGTCCAGAGCCTCCACGGCGAGGGCCGGCACCTCGGCCGTCTCACCGGTCCGGGCGTCCACGGCGTACGCGCCCTCCGCGCCCAACGTCACCACGGCCACCGGGACATGCTCGGTGAGGGCGTGGGCGGCGGCGCGGGGGACTCGGCGCCGGTGTACAGCATCGCCTCCTGCGCGTTGGGCAGGAACGCCTCGCAGTCGGCGAGATCGACGAGCCCCGCCAGGTCCCAGGCGCCGGTCTCGTCCCAGCCGACGTCCGCGAAGATCCGGGTCCCCCGGCCCGCCGCCTGCGCGATCCAGGGGGCGCGTACGCCGGGCGTGAGGGAGGCGACGGCGGCACGTGCGCGGGGCGGGCACTCCGGCATGGACTTCTCCGGGGGCGCCGCGTGCCCGTGGGAGACCATCGTGCGCTCCCCCTCGTACGCCATGGAGACGGTGACCGGGGAGTGCCAGCCGGGGACCGTGCGGGAGGCGGAGAGGTCGATGCCCTCGCCCTGCTCCAGGGCGTCCCAGCAGTACTCCCCGTAGTGGTCGTCCCCGAAGGCCGCCGCGAGGGAGGTCCTGAGGCCGAGGCGGGCCAGCGCCGTGGCCATGTTCGCCACACCGCCGGGGCTCGACCCCATTCCGCGTGCCCAGGACTCCGTCCCGCGCACCGGGGCGGAGCCGAGCCCGGTGAAGACGATGTCGAGGAAGACGGTGCCGGTCAGATAGACGTCCCAGGGCGGGTCATCCGGTGCTCGCAGGTCCCTCAGCGGGTCGACCTGGGGCCGGTCCGGTCGCTCTCCCCTGAACGCGGTCACGATGTGCTCCCTGGCGTGGTGCTGATCCAGCCAGTCTGCACCAATCGGGCCGCAGGGTGGTGCCGGTCGCGCTGCTGTGGGGCCTCGATGCGTCGCCGGTCGGGGAGGGGCCGCCCCTTTCAACCCCGCAGTGCGCCTTCCGGGGCGGTCCGGGAGGGCGGTCGGCGCGTGCGGGTGGGCGCGGTTGCCCGCAAGGTTCCCCGCGCCCCTGAGGAGCAGGGGCTGCGCCCCTTGCTCCCGGTCCCGTAGGCCGTCCTTGTGGACCGGCCCGC
Coding sequences:
- a CDS encoding S41 family peptidase: MSPGYLRYPHLHGDLVAFTAEDDVWVAPLDGGRAWRVSADNVPVNHPRISPDGTTLAWTSTRDGAPEVHVAPLDGGPAERLTYWGSSRTQVRGWTPDGRVLALSTYGQASLRRSWARAVPLDGGPATTLPYGPVGDVAHGPATVLLSAPMGREAAWWKRYRGGTAGKLWIDRAGDGGEGAGEFARLHAELDGNLEYPLWVGDRIAFLSDHEGVGALYSSLADGSDLRRHTAVDGFYARHAATDGTRVVYSSVGELWLLDDLDGAEPRRLGIRLGGQRADLQPFPVNASRWFGSASPDHTARGSAVSVRGSVHWITHRSGPARALAAEQGVRARLPRTFRVEGEEWVVWVTDAEGDDALEFAPATGVGPGATPRRLAAGQLGRVLGLAVAPDGSRVAVAAHDGRALLVERETGEVREVDRSEDGEVSGLVFSPDSAWLAWSHPGPGSLRQLKLANSADLSVTEATPLRFQDFSPAFTLDGKHLAFLSARAFDPVYDEHVFDLHFVSGARPHLITLAATTPSPFGPQRHGRPFEAPEKDETPDSEGAPATRIDLEGLADRIVPFPVEAARYSTLRAAKDGVLWLRHPVTGVLGHSRATPDDPDPKTSLERYDLAQRRLEYLASDTDHFSVSGDGKRVLLRTDGKLKVVPSDRRASNDDESDSNVTVDLSRVRQSVDPAAEWRQMYDETGRLMRDNFWRPDLGGVDWDGVLDRYRPVLDRLATHDDLVDLLWEVQGELGTSHAYVTPRGRGGSGDRRQGLLGADISRHEDGSWRVDRVLPSETSDPDAHAPLAAPGVAVRAGDAIVAVGGQPVDPVAGPGPLLVGTAGKAVELTVLPSGGGDLRHPVVVPVSDEEPLRYHAWVADRRAYVHEKSGGRLGYLHVPDMVGSGWAQLHRDLRIEVAREGLVVDVRENRGGHTSQLVVEKLARRIVGWDLPRGMRPSSYPDDAPRGPVVAVANEFSGSDGDIVNAAVKALGIGPVVGTRTWGGVVGIDSRYRLVDGTLVTQPKYAFWLEGYGWGVENHGVDPDVEVVQTPQDHAAGRDPQLDEAIRIALAELEESPAKVAPLLPES
- a CDS encoding histidine triad nucleotide-binding protein, whose translation is MAGEPQDDCLFCKIVAGHVPATIVRETETTVAFRDINPQAPTHVLVIPKAHYKDAATLAAEAPALAADVLRETRAVADEDKLDSYRVVFNTGTGAGQTVFHVHAHVVGGRGLHWPPG
- a CDS encoding ribonuclease Z, with product MSVRELVVLGTASQVPTRHRNHNGYLLRWDGEGLLLDPGEGTQRQMLRAGVAAHDLNRICVTHFHGDHSLGLAGVIQRINLDRVPHDVTAHYPRSGQRFFDRLRYATAYRETVRIVEAPVDGDGGVLAGTPSYTLDARRLSHPVESYGYRLVEPDGRRMLPERLAERGIKGPDIGRIQREGAIGGVPLDDVSEVRRGQRFAFVMDTRLCDGVYALAEAADMLVIESTFLDEDIELAVDHGHLTAGQAASVARDCGVRHLVLTHFSQRYSDPEEFERQARAAGFEGELTVAHDLLRVALPKRR
- a CDS encoding adenosine deaminase, which codes for MSLPKAELHLHIEGTLEPELAFALAARNGVELPYADTDALREAYEFEDLQSFLNLYYELMAVLRTGQDFADLADAYLARAAAQGVRHAEIFFDPQAHLVRGVGMGTVVEGLWRALGRSEETHGVSTQLILCFLRDESAASALDTLEAAKPYLDRIVGIGLDSAEVGHPPAKFREVYEAAAALGLRRVAHAGEEGPPEYITEALDILGVERVDHGLRCLEDPSLVERLVRERVPLTLCPLSNVRLRTVDTLADHPLPAMLDAGLLCTVNSDDPAYFGGYAGDNFDAVRRTLGLSEERLRELARNSFTASFLEHDEERRARYLAEVDAYEFG